The Osmia lignaria lignaria isolate PbOS001 chromosome 3, iyOsmLign1, whole genome shotgun sequence genome includes the window CGTTTGTCGATGGCTGTACGTTTGTAGACGTAGTTGTTGTTGGAATGTTCGAAGGTGCCGGTCTTTTTCGAGATGGTAAACGCGGAGTCGTGATCGCTGTTGTTGTGTGAGTCTGATTAGTAGCTACCGAATTTTCAACACCACCTTTCATCTGTTTTTCTTGATATCGTTGTAGTTGTAGCAGCTTTTCTTCAATTTCGGGGTTTAGATTTTCTTGCTTCAAAGCATTTTTAATAGTTTGTTGTATGTAATCAGGAGTCAGAATGAATTTGTTCGCTGAAGAATCGTTGCCTTCTTTCAATGACTGCAAAGGTTGTTGGCCATTAGCTACATTTGTTTTTTGCGGCTCTTCTTCTGAAGTTACACCAGGCTGTGCAACTTGTTGAACAACTACTTTTGGTTTCTCAGCAGAGGTTGGGGTTGTCGATGGAAGCTCTGGAATGCTTTCGGTTCCTGTTTGGGGTTCTgttagaattaaaatattatcaatataattgaaTCAACATAAAAtacaaaagagaagaaaataatatagatacaTTACCGGTTGCTGCCGGAGGTGAATCAGCTGGTTGTTGCGTGACTTGTGGTTTTGGTGTTGCTGTTGTGGGAGTATTTGCTGTTGTAGAATTCTGAGAACTTTGAACTGCTTGTTGACTGTTTGGTGCAGGTTGAACAGCCAAATAAATTTTAGTAGGCCCTAGAACTCCTTGTTTTCCTGTTGTAGCTTGGGCTAAAATTACACACATTATAAggaaaatgtactaaaaagatgaaatattaattttttataataatatcaaaCCTTTAAGCAATTGTTGTTTAACTTGCTGTTGAACCATCGCAAGCTGTTGTGGAGTAAAATCTGCGCCCTGTAAACCTTGTAAAACTATACGGGGACCTTGAGTAGTTTGAATAACTTGAGCAGTAACACATTTAATAACTGTTCCAGGTGGTTGACCAGCTAGCAAGGATGCCTCCACACTTCCAGGTGCCGGTGTGGTGGAGGTTTGATTTGTTGCGCTTGTTGATGTTACATTTGTCGATGTATTGCTAGTAACAGTGTTACTTGTCGTTTCTGTCGATGGTGTTCCTGTTGCTGTGGTTGCTGCTGGAGTAGATTGTAACACAGGAACTAAAACATTAGAAATTTatgattcattttctttttgtttaaagCACGTgtcttttaaaatattaattttcaacaaaccTTGTTTATTAGGCGTTACTGCATTTTTCACTATAATGCTACTATTTGCCGAATTTAAATGCACAATTTGATTACCCGTCGGTGTACTACGAATGACCACTTGATGACCACCGATTGTCGTTAATTGAGCTTTGCCTGATGCAAGCTGCTGAGCTAAATTTGCATTAGTAACTACTATTTGGTTTCCACTAATAACTTGACCACCAGAGGATATGACCTGTTAATGATATATGTATTATTATTGTATCTAATTTTAATAGACTGTTTATACGTACTTGTGCACCCTGTACAATCTGTCCTGTATTAGCTACTACGATAGCATTCTTAGCTGGTTGAGTTGGTGTAGCAGCTGCAATAGGTACAGTTGttgtcgttgttgttgttggaCGTTGTGCTCCTTGTGCAGCTTGCTGAGGTTGTACCTGCGACTGAACTGTTTGTACTTGCTGCGTTGAATTTGCTGCTGCTTTAGTTGGACTTGTTTTATTAGTCGTAGCATTAGTTGTTGTGACTACTTTAGTCGCGGTAGCTGTCGTAGTCACTTTCGTCTTcaaagatataatttcataaattaacataaaaatataatgtctTCAACAAAATATTATCTTATTAATTTGCTAATTTACTTGTGTAGTTGAAGTCGTTCCACTTTGTGCAAGGCTCGTCGTGATTGCTTGAGCAGTATTTAATACATGGAGTTTTCCATCAGGCATTTGGACTAATTGTTGACCAGGCATCAAACCGCGAACTTGTAATTTTCCATCCGGTCCCCTTAAGATCTGTACCTTTTGCTGAATTTGCTGCACAGGTGCTGTATTAGagatataaattaataagaaatagaatataatgtaattaatCGTATAACGTGAAAATAAGCTGGTATATTAAATATACCTGTTTGACCCGAAACTTTGATTAGAGATTGTTGCTGATTTCCAGATTGTAACTGAGTTTTGGGTAAAATACTTGTAGGACCTGAAACAACCTTCGTTGTCCCATCAGCGgctgttgaaaaataaaatacacatttatttaacgtttatgtatatatttaatttgtaacttacattttgccatataaATACGCCTTGTACCAATAAAGGTCTTGTTTTGCGTTGGGGTCGTCAAAAGGGAAGTTAATTGTGATTTTGTCCCACTGTTTGGATTTGCTGGTATTGCAACTTTAGAAACTAGTTTAACCGTGCCATCtgtgattaattaatattaccaTGTTCACaacaatttattaaaacataaatttaatttgtgAATATAAATCTTACCGTGACCAGAGTTAGCAGTAACTTTAACAAGTTGCGTGGGCGAACCAGAGTTGGCAGGACTTTTCAAAGTTTCTAATGCCCTCTTTTGTTGATGGGCAGCTCTTTGCATGCGTAACTGCTGttccattttttctttaatttcttcaggCGTTGCTTTGCCGCTAACGAGTTGGTCGCTTATGCCAGAACTTGATCCTGTATTTCTGTTAGAACCAACTGCAGACTGTGGCTGACCCGATCTACTCCTAGTAATAATCTGGGCATTAGCCTTCTCTAACCTGGATAACACACACGTTAAGTGGAGTGTTAGTATCAAATGGTGTTAAGTAAGGATAGGTGAGAATTTGAGTGATATTATGAGGTTAAAAAACAGGCATTCAacgctttttatattttaaccaCATCATAACTTGACCAGAACTCAGTACCCCATTTACAAATACAACAAAGAATCTTTTACATACCTGTCACCATACTGTTTAATTTCCCACAGTTCTAATTTATCTTCATCAACCCATTCTTCTGTAACTTGTGGCTCAGTACTTTGCGGTGATTCTGgccgttttctttttctcaaacCACTTCTTATAGATGTCACTTCTATAAAATgatgtataattattataattcgaATTTCATCCATTTTCGTTCATTTATCTCTTAAGTACAAACCTCTAACTTGTTTTGGAAGTTCCAAAGGTATAACAACCTTTCGTCGTAAATATTGAGTTTTATCCAAAAATTGACCAACATGACGATGTTTAAGAATCTCCAAGGACATGATTTCTGTATCGGTTGTGATCTGATGTTTTCCATCTGTAGATAATGGTTTCGCAGCCATGTCGTCCCATCGAAGACATCCCCATAATATTCTTAATTGGAGAGCTGCTGCAGCTAATGATTTTATTCCAACTGTACGGTATAACCAGCAAGTTTTAAATAAGGGTCTAGGACAGGGGTATGGCCATACTGACGAGTTTGCCTAATAttcataaaagaaagaaattattgtataagatacatacaattttttatattaccaTTAATGTGATTTTATGAAGTACCTTAGCTATATGATGAAAACCTTGGACCGGTATTCGCCCGCCAACTCTAGACAATTTACGTAACTCATGCTGCGGAAGTAACAATATGCTACGATGCTTATTTTTTGTACAAAACGTAGAACACAAGGGATATTTAACCGGAgtacgtttcttttttctctctgctAAAGATATTGTGACTTTCTTCAAGTAGATTTTCCCCTCCGTTGAAACAGCCGAGTAGATCCTTTCTGTGCCATCGGCATTCAATTCTTTAACCATTGTGCTCCTCTGCACGGTTCTACCTCTTCTATTAACGATCATCGTTTTCTGTCCCGCGctgttaatgaaaaatatataaagatatAACACCGGTTCAACGAGAAACATgacgattaataaaatatatttaagaacCTACCTTGTTTTAACCTCGGATGAAACTGTAACTGAATTTTGAGATGTTGTGCTTTCTTGTGCACTTTGTACGACACCGTCGGTAGTTTTTATAGTGTGCTGTGTTGTAGTTAATGTCGTAGTAGTTGTTGTAGTAGTAGTAGTCACTACCTCTGCATCATTCTATAAAAGATTAATTTGTTTGTTACCTTACAAATAACAAACAGCTTTTATGTTTCATTACAAATAATACCGTTAaatctattaaattaaataatacatagatAACTCACCGTATTAGGTTCAACTTTGATCTTTTTCATAGGAGGTGAATCTCTAATTACATTAGTAGCCGGTGTTTCTTCAGTGCAGTGAGTTGCAGATGCTACTGCAGATTCTAAATCCTTCCTGATCGCATCTTTGGCCGCTTCGCTTGGTTCTTTGCCTGATGCACTGTGCGGTAATTGTGCCACAGGCGCACCAAGCGATATATTCGTCGTCgattgattattatttaaagcgCTAGCTTTTCTCAGTAACGTGATAAGATCACGTTTTAATCTTGCTTTTTGAAGACATATAGGCGAATAACACGTAGACATCAAACTTTGCGTCGTGGTCGTGATTTTTCCTGGAGGCGTCTTCATGTTACAATATCGTGAATAACAACCAACATTTCTACCGAGTCTCACTATGCTAGCATATTGAGTTTTCACGTGTTGAATACGTTTTCCTATTGCACTTAACATTTCTCTAGCCGATGTCGACATAGCTTTAGGCTGCTTCCCAGTAAGGATACTTTGTAGGGGATTATCTCCCCCATCTGTATCactttcttcattattttctatatCAACTTCCGAATCTCCATCACCTTTTTGATTTACCGATTGATTCGATGCTTCTTTTGATTTTTCCTGGAATTTTATTGTTCATTAGTTTTTAACAGcgtctaattttattttaattaaaacatgatTACATTTACTCACAGATtgcaataattttctttcttccaaaaGCTTTAAGTGTGTTCTACGAGCAAGAAAATCATCAATTCTTGTCTTTTTACCAATTTTTGGATAATGAAGCCTCCCATTGGTAGTCAATGCTTTAGTAATGTCGATTTCTTCAAATTCTTTGATCGGTGTAAagactttttcaattttcataccAGCTAAAACTAAAGAAACAAGATATGCTAGTAATGTATATAATAAAAGTAATGtgaatatttaatgtacataattaaaaatgattaaataataaCATACACGATAAGTTCATTTTGGTTTCTTGTTTGATTGGTTGTGATTCTGTTTTCGTCGCCGCTTCCTCTGTTTTTGTAGTCACTTCCGAGTGATTTTCAGTATCCATTGGTTCAGTTTTGATGTTTTCTACTTTACACTCTTGGGTCATTGATGTATCCGCATCTTTCGGCGGTTCTTCTTCTTTAATCTCTTGCTTGATCTTAATATCCGTTTTGTATTCTTCCTTCTTAGATGGACAGTATTCTTTCATTAAGAATTCGTATGTAGGAGGATCTAGAGCTAATATCTTTAATCCATCTTGATCTTTTATTTGTACCATAACTTTCTGAGGGCCTGTTCGAAGACCTAATTTTGACATGTCAGAAGACCTATGCCGACGGCTAGCAGACACCCACAACCAACCACCTTGGCCGTGTACTCGATATTCTTCGCCTTTCTGTTTCCAGACTTGATGTTTCAAGCCCAACGTGTATTTAACGAAGTTGAACAAACGATTacgttcttcttcatcttctctcTCCTTTTTATCCTTCTTATCCTGCCGTTTTTTCTCTTCTCGCTCGAGAGCTGTCACTCGTTGCAACTTCACGTGCCCGAGCTGATCGTGCCACACGCTGGCAAATACTACCGACTTAATGCATGCTTGTAATACAATAAGAGCACGGGCAAAATCTCTAGGATTAACACAAGCGCCTACTGCCGTAGTCCAAGGTTTACGTAGAAGGGGCCAATTAGTATGCATAAACGATGCTTGAATACTACTCTCAAGTTGAAGAATCGTTTGACGAAGGGTGCTCACTAAAAGAGCACGAGTTCCTGTCAGGCTTCCTACCCATTTGAATTCAGAAGCCTGTGTAAGTGAAAATTTATGTGATAAATGCCTCTTTTTGTCGCGTTCTTCGTTACGCTGTGCCTTGTTCAAAGCAATAGCGTTAGTACTGTATTGATTCACATATGATTTGTAAGTATTATCCATTCCTAATTTAAAGAGATGAGTGCCAGAAGCTATCTGATGAGCTTTCTGTCTCGTTAATCTAGTACCGTCCCCTTCTTCCTTTAAACTTTTATCTAGTTTTTCTAGTTCTTCTTTGGATAGTTGTCCACTATTGCGTTTCTTTAGATCATCCATATTAAACGTTCTAGGCTGCAAAGACCCTGTTTTAGATCTTGTTACAATTGTGTGTTTTTTCcctataaaatgaataaaaattattaaccaTTAAACACTGTTTTTGGCCCATGTATATAGTGAACTCGCTCAATCATCAATATAGCAAGAGTTGATTGTATTATTATATAGCCTACCATCTTTaccaatttttgatatagcctCTTCTCCTTCTAGTACTTCTTCATCAATTTCTTCGGATGATGATGATGTAGCAGTTTTGGCACCTTTATTTGCTACATCTGTCATATTGGTATCTACACCATCTACTTCTACGTTTTCTCCAACTACTTCAGAAGCATTTTCTCTAGAACTAGATTCTTCAGATGGTTTTGTTTCCTGCTGATCTGTAACAGTTGCCAACTGTTCCTCGATAGAATCTGTACCCTCGTGTATACGACGTACCATTTCTTCAGCTTCTTGCctctgtttttcctttttctcctcttcttccttttcctgtTTCTCTTGTCGttctttttgcaatttttgtataAGATCTAcatcataaaatatatttaatacatattCTTTTTAACGTACAAAATGTACAAAGATTATCGAAACTTACTGTTTTCTATTTCTATATACGATTTCTTATTGCCCTTGTACTGATTAGTAATTTGTTCTGTAAGTTCCATTTGTCGTACAATTTCATCTTTATAATCtgataattctctataaagcGCAACTTCCATCTCGTTACGGTCTAAACAGCGCAATAACTCGTCTAGTTGCATAGGCGTACTATAATACCAAACTTCACCATCTTCACTTTCGCTACAATAAATAATcaacaataattattaatttaagaatAACAGTATAATATATTTCGTTTATGAATAATGTGATGTATTTACACAAAAACTCTTCTTGCAAGAAACCAGTATTTCCTGCCATGTCTGTCAAACCCTAGATGTTCTTGACGACACAATGAACCATTCTTTTCAACATCAGGAATGCAATCTGCAACTCCTGTAACTTTATGGGCTTTACATGTACTACATTGCCAGTCTTCTGTAGGAACATCAACCAATGGAGGTTCAACACATTCTAAGTGAAATACAGCTGGACAAGTTTCACAACACAATAGATCTCCCAAACGATGACACACTCTACAGTGATCATCATAATGCATATTCCCTAAAAATAATCAGTTATCACAACATCTGAAATACTTTCAAACtcataaattcaatatttaataaattatatactcATAAACTCAAACAAAACTAAAttcataatataattttaatgtatgtttcatatttaattgaagtaattattgatcaaatttttaagcatacaaaatcattttacaaaattgaaaaaaaaaaactgtaatTTCAGCATGGACATATGAATTTTTCCTGCTGGCTAAATAAAAACGTATAACTTATAGAAACATAtgcaaataataaacaaaataacatgaaataccATTTAGTGTACCTTCATGCAGCAAGTCTTCTCTTACTGGGTTTGTGATTAAAAATTGATCTGTCAAAAATTGTAGCACCTTGATTCTATCTTCGATAGAAGTAAAGGGATATTCACATGTTgacaaaatatgtaaaatattttgatCAAAGGACTTGTCACTTTCTACATAAGAACGTAACACTTCTGGCCAAGTCATAGAATCGACAAAATATAAACTAACATTTACAGAGTCTTTTTGATCAAGAGGACCAAAATGCGTTTGTTGAGAATCCTCTTCTCTAAGAAGAGCCTTAATAAGCATAATATGTATTTCAGCTAATAAATTGGTTTGATCTTCGCACATTAGAGCAGCACAAAAGTCTTCAAACCTGAAGGCTGAAAGACGCACCAAAGTACGGAAGTGTCTTAATACTTCATAAACAGATAAAGATGGCATAACAAGTTCTCTAGGAACTAATAAATCATCTGAAGATTTAGGTAAAATCAATGATGGTAGTTCTCTGTTTTGAAGCCACAGCGGTTCTGGACTTGGCGGTCTTTGCTGGCTAAGAAGTGTTTTACGGGGTGTGCCACTAGTGTTACTATAACTTGATAGAGAAAAGTCACTGTCACTGGAGGGATCAGGTTCTTCTATACTTTCAGATGAATCTACATCACTTTGCAGAAGATCCTCCTCAACTTCGCTCTTTTCACTGGATTCATCACCAAAATCCGACCCATAATGATATTCGGAATCGTGATAGTCAACATTCGGATTGTAACCTCGGCGTTGATATACACCAGAACTCGAGTGACCACCTTTACGCGAATGTCTGTCTCTGGGTCCTCGAGATTTTCTTGTTCTTGTACTTCGTCTGCTTTCTTCGCTTTCGACTGGTGATGACGGTCTTGAGGGGGTTGGTGTACTTGGTTGTGAATTTGGCGTTTCCGAACCCTTGTTTTGCAAATACTTGGGCTTTTTCATAAGATGGTATTGAAACTTTTTGGGCCTTTCCATGACCACCGATTTCGGAGGTCGGCCCCGTCTCTTCGACCCTCTCCCCGTCATTGTTCGTCACGGACTGTCAAAAAAATGGCACTTACTTAACACGTGGTTTGTGAAAACGCGCGCTTGTAAACAAATACAAATGACACCGTAGCAATGAAATGGAACCCATGTTTGTACTCTGATCTTTGCGCCATTTTTCGGCTATGGTCACGTGACCAAACACAATCCTTTCATGATTAACGTTTCGATACGATCTTGCGTGGCTTCTATTTTTCGATTGACCAGCAACGATCACTTCCCCGTATCAATAAGAACCCGTTTTACTATCGATAACGACAAAAATAAGTACAGAATCATTCACTGAAGCGAATATAAGGGGAATTTACAATATCTGATTCCTTAAGAGAGCGCTGTTCCAATTGGTTCATCAAATCGCCGCCATGTCTGGCCTCGAACACATCTACTCGAAAAGTAGATGAGATCtttgataaaattttcttcttccttattTAGAGTGATCTATGGTTTGACCAAGTCTATCGCGTTCAAATTTCAATGAGATTCATACGATCCAGATGCTGATTAATCGCCTTTTAATTTCTCACGAAACGTACAGACGATCCAATCGCTTTCACCGTAACTACACAAGATCCTGTCAGATCAACAATAGGTGGCGACATGCGCGGTTGAAAGAACGCGTTTCTAACCACACTTCCGATACACAttccttctttatttcttcactatttctatctttttacagtttattatattttaatccaCTATGCTTTTTCTCACGAACAAGGCAAGCAATTAATTCGTATGCTTGATCAGTCCAACTCCCAGTTACCCGCAAGAGAGAAATGTAACCTTAGTACGAACAAAACTTCGATAGAGGACACCACTTTAATTCCAAATTGTATATTGTTTTACCggtgtattttttttaatttgtactaTCATAGCAACTAAAATGAacaatattaaatatcaaataaaaattgtttgtatCTTCAGCgtagaatttatttaatattaaacgtCAATTAACTTGTAAGAAATGAGCGACGAATGCGACATCTTTGCAATTGAAACTAAAATTCTGTCAAATTTAAATCGGAACATCTTCTGATACAtatgttaaaattaatatagtttttcttatatatgtacatttttaaaaatacaacatAATCACGTTTAAAAATCAACTTAcagtaacaaattttttaagtcATTTTATGAACAGTTGAACTCTAGCTTGATGATAGTTACTGATGCAAGTAAACTAACGTTCTAATTCTACTGAATTATTCaaacaataatttaaatatatttttgtaaactGTTACATATCAAAATGTGTACGAAATGTATTGTTAGAAATGCGAAAAGATCTTCACATGATGTAATTTCACTAAAAATTGCGACGCCATCTTTGAAACGGAAGCAGAGCGTAAAAGCACAACAGATTCAAGGGTAGAGGGGGTGAAAGAAAAATGGCCACCTAGCGAAAATCGAGAAATACGAAAAAACGAACGGGTGTGATAATCGAATGTGAATACGAGTTGACTGATTTTTTTACGAATAAATCTTCGAAGAACGAACGAAATGCGTAACGAAATGACAATGTACACGTTGAAACCGATCGTTTCTCTTCCACAAAGGTTGCATCATAGTAAAACGATGTACGAAATGCAAAATATTCATGAAGAACGATCAAGAGACAACCATACGGAAGCCGACAACAAGATCGTGCCTGATATTACTGAGCAGGTTATCAACTTTTTAAAGGTTTTCATCATTTCTGTTATCCTGACCACGTGAAAAAACGTAGCTAGATCAACTAGAATCCAATGGTTTACTTACGCGTTTATTAAGCATGGTAGCTACGAATCTTTCTTCTGTCTCAAGCTTGTTGTGCATGACTCCTCCCAAAATTTCCACAAGCACTAATCACGATCGACCGGGAATATGGTTCTACAGGCTTGATCGATGTTTGCCCCTCCAATTTTTCAT containing:
- the E(bx) gene encoding nucleosome-remodeling factor subunit NURF301 E(bx) isoform X4, whose amino-acid sequence is MTGRGSKRRGRPPKSVVMERPKKFQYHLMKKPKYLQNKGSETPNSQPSTPTPSRPSSPVESEESRRSTRTRKSRGPRDRHSRKGGHSSSGVYQRRGYNPNVDYHDSEYHYGSDFGDESSEKSEVEEDLLQSDVDSSESIEEPDPSSDSDFSLSSYSNTSGTPRKTLLSQQRPPSPEPLWLQNRELPSLILPKSSDDLLVPRELVMPSLSVYEVLRHFRTLVRLSAFRFEDFCAALMCEDQTNLLAEIHIMLIKALLREEDSQQTHFGPLDQKDSVNVSLYFVDSMTWPEVLRSYVESDKSFDQNILHILSTCEYPFTSIEDRIKVLQFLTDQFLITNPVREDLLHEGTLNGNMHYDDHCRVCHRLGDLLCCETCPAVFHLECVEPPLVDVPTEDWQCSTCKAHKVTGVADCIPDVEKNGSLCRQEHLGFDRHGRKYWFLARRVFVESEDGEVWYYSTPMQLDELLRCLDRNEMEVALYRELSDYKDEIVRQMELTEQITNQYKGNKKSYIEIENNLIQKLQKERQEKQEKEEEEKKEKQRQEAEEMVRRIHEGTDSIEEQLATVTDQQETKPSEESSSRENASEVVGENVEVDGVDTNMTDVANKGAKTATSSSSEEIDEEVLEGEEAISKIGKDGKKHTIVTRSKTGSLQPRTFNMDDLKKRNSGQLSKEELEKLDKSLKEEGDGTRLTRQKAHQIASGTHLFKLGMDNTYKSYVNQYSTNAIALNKAQRNEERDKKRHLSHKFSLTQASEFKWVGSLTGTRALLVSTLRQTILQLESSIQASFMHTNWPLLRKPWTTAVGACVNPRDFARALIVLQACIKSVVFASVWHDQLGHVKLQRVTALEREEKKRQDKKDKKEREDEEERNRLFNFVKYTLGLKHQVWKQKGEEYRVHGQGGWLWVSASRRHRSSDMSKLGLRTGPQKVMVQIKDQDGLKILALDPPTYEFLMKEYCPSKKEEYKTDIKIKQEIKEEEPPKDADTSMTQECKVENIKTEPMDTENHSEVTTKTEEAATKTESQPIKQETKMNLSFLAGMKIEKVFTPIKEFEEIDITKALTTNGRLHYPKIGKKTRIDDFLARRTHLKLLEERKLLQSEKSKEASNQSVNQKGDGDSEVDIENNEESDTDGGDNPLQSILTGKQPKAMSTSAREMLSAIGKRIQHVKTQYASIVRLGRNVGCYSRYCNMKTPPGKITTTTQSLMSTCYSPICLQKARLKRDLITLLRKASALNNNQSTTNISLGAPVAQLPHSASGKEPSEAAKDAIRKDLESAVASATHCTEETPATNVIRDSPPMKKIKVEPNTNDAEVVTTTTTTTTTTLTTTQHTIKTTDGVVQSAQESTTSQNSVTVSSEVKTSAGQKTMIVNRRGRTVQRSTMVKELNADGTERIYSAVSTEGKIYLKKVTISLAERKKKRTPVKYPLCSTFCTKNKHRSILLLPQHELRKLSRVGGRIPVQGFHHIAKANSSVWPYPCPRPLFKTCWLYRTVGIKSLAAAALQLRILWGCLRWDDMAAKPLSTDGKHQITTDTEIMSLEILKHRHVGQFLDKTQYLRRKVVIPLELPKQVREVTSIRSGLRKRKRPESPQSTEPQVTEEWVDEDKLELWEIKQYGDRSRSGQPQSAVGSNRNTGSSSGISDQLVSGKATPEEIKEKMEQQLRMQRAAHQQKRALETLKSPANSGSPTQLVKVTANSGHDGTVKLVSKVAIPANPNSGTKSQLTSLLTTPTQNKTFIGTRRIYMAKSADGTTKVVSGPTSILPKTQLQSGNQQQSLIKVSGQTAPVQQIQQKVQILRGPDGKLQVRGLMPGQQLVQMPDGKLHVLNTAQAITTSLAQSGTTSTTQTKVTTTATATKVVTTTNATTNKTSPTKAAANSTQQVQTVQSQVQPQQAAQGAQRPTTTTTTTVPIAAATPTQPAKNAIVVANTGQIVQGAQVISSGGQVISGNQIVVTNANLAQQLASGKAQLTTIGGHQVVIRSTPTGNQIVHLNSANSSIIVKNAVTPNKQVPVLQSTPAATTATGTPSTETTSNTVTSNTSTNVTSTSATNQTSTTPAPGSVEASLLAGQPPGTVIKCVTAQVIQTTQGPRIVLQGLQGADFTPQQLAMVQQQVKQQLLKAQATTGKQGVLGPTKIYLAVQPAPNSQQAVQSSQNSTTANTPTTATPKPQVTQQPADSPPAATEPQTGTESIPELPSTTPTSAEKPKVVVQQVAQPGVTSEEEPQKTNVANGQQPLQSLKEGNDSSANKFILTPDYIQQTIKNALKQENLNPEIEEKLLQLQRYQEKQMKGGVENSVATNQTHTTTAITTPRLPSRKRPAPSNIPTTTTSTNVQPSTNDKDNEWAETPRKKLAPKQEPRETPKIPKIELSENETTPQKRAAKLKDSQEQRRKQQVHSRMQVLLFRHKELLKKDILKKRALLEKELQIDIQKDLSAELASRTKAERHKQDEVKVGSAKRKANAQVAQQVSPPNRGGRPKKYKAEGKNSTPPGASSTAATPNRIKKEKLYCLCRTPYDETKFYVGCDLCNNWFHGDCVGITEEMCKTLSEFVCTECRHARDTQELYCLCKQPYDESQFYICCDKCQDWFHGRCVGILQSEADNIDEYVCPNCQRNSSVNFANMKNLNAKDLDLLKKLIKQIQAHKSAWPFMEPVDPNEAPDYYKVIKEPMDLQTIELRINDKSYKKLSEFIGDMTKIFDNCRYYNPRESPFFKCAESLETYFVHKIKSLREKFSEGK